A genomic window from Sulfurimonas paralvinellae includes:
- the xseA gene encoding exodeoxyribonuclease VII large subunit: MHTLSVSALNEQIKHLLEESFSRVFVEGELSRITFHNSGHIYFTLKDKDSAISAVMFRGNASKLKFRLEEGMRVVIDGAITLYKPRGSYQINCFSIEPSGQGALALAYEQLKQKLSAQGYFNPETKKQLPKFPSRIALVTSATGAALQDMLRVANARYRLVEIDVHDVLVQGESAAASIAHAINMADTKGYDIIVIGRGGGSLEDLGAFNEEIVADAVFHAKTPIVSAVGHEIDWLISDFTADLRAPTPSAAMEMILPDTNELYMTIDSFSQQLTQLLRQKIQTKQQALQHLKLSYEQHSVERKLQQKSDEIKQLREAFTQSIDFKLTSLQKELQNTKDRFPHAVDSVVNLAQNQLLHLRKMLESNHPKLKTKKGFAQIAKEGVVVDIADLKKDDIFEAQSEHVVIEAKVLQTRKI; encoded by the coding sequence ATGCACACTCTTTCAGTCTCCGCGCTCAATGAACAGATAAAACATCTTTTAGAAGAGAGCTTTTCCCGTGTTTTTGTAGAGGGAGAACTCTCACGCATTACTTTCCATAACTCCGGGCATATCTATTTTACCCTCAAAGACAAAGATTCTGCAATATCAGCAGTTATGTTTCGCGGCAATGCCTCAAAACTCAAGTTTCGTCTTGAAGAGGGGATGAGGGTTGTCATTGACGGTGCCATTACGCTTTACAAACCGCGTGGAAGTTATCAGATAAACTGTTTTTCCATTGAGCCATCAGGACAGGGAGCTTTGGCACTTGCTTATGAACAGCTCAAGCAAAAGCTTTCTGCACAGGGGTACTTTAATCCTGAAACAAAAAAACAACTGCCAAAATTTCCTTCACGCATAGCACTTGTCACCTCTGCAACAGGAGCGGCACTTCAGGATATGCTGCGAGTGGCAAATGCACGTTACAGACTTGTTGAGATAGATGTGCATGATGTCCTAGTACAGGGAGAGAGTGCGGCAGCTTCCATTGCTCACGCAATCAACATGGCTGATACAAAAGGGTATGATATCATTGTCATCGGTCGTGGCGGCGGGAGTTTGGAAGACCTGGGGGCTTTCAATGAAGAGATCGTTGCCGATGCTGTTTTTCATGCAAAAACACCTATCGTCTCAGCTGTCGGTCATGAGATAGACTGGCTTATCAGTGATTTTACTGCCGATCTTCGAGCGCCGACACCGAGTGCGGCAATGGAGATGATATTGCCTGATACAAATGAACTCTATATGACGATAGATTCATTTTCACAGCAACTTACGCAGCTGCTGCGTCAAAAGATTCAGACAAAACAACAAGCTTTGCAGCATCTTAAACTCTCCTATGAACAGCATTCGGTTGAGAGAAAACTGCAGCAAAAAAGTGATGAGATAAAACAGTTGCGTGAGGCTTTTACGCAAAGCATAGATTTTAAACTTACATCACTGCAAAAAGAACTGCAAAATACAAAAGATCGCTTTCCTCACGCAGTGGACTCCGTTGTCAATCTTGCGCAAAATCAACTTTTACATCTGCGAAAAATGCTAGAATCCAACCATCCAAAACTAAAAACAAAAAAAGGCTTTGCCCAGATTGCAAAAGAAGGTGTTGTTGTCGATATAGCCGATCTGAAAAAAGATGATATTTTCGAAGCACAGAGTGAGCATGTGGTCATAGAGGCAAAAGTCTTGCAAACAAGGAAAATATAG
- a CDS encoding P-loop NTPase, protein MIGHQAEKLEELVASNTKAGPRKSKKTRFIAITSGKGGVGKSTISSNLAYTLAQRGLNVGIFDADIGLANLDVMFNVKIKKNILHVLKGEATVSDILIPITRNLILIPGESGDEILKYADMALFERFMEEAQVLDKLDVMIIDTGAGIGEHIQMFLDAADDVIVVTVPDPAAITDAYATIKTIAALRDDVGMIMNQVKSEKEAVGVFEKIKKVARANIGSDLDLTLVGKINADAKVASAIKQRALFSALYPSALATKDIEAIANKVALKLERNVLVTSNESGLSGLFRRLMDHF, encoded by the coding sequence ATGATAGGCCATCAAGCTGAAAAACTCGAAGAACTGGTAGCATCCAATACAAAAGCCGGCCCTAGAAAATCCAAAAAAACACGTTTTATTGCCATCACATCAGGCAAAGGCGGTGTCGGTAAAAGTACAATAAGCTCAAATCTTGCATACACTTTGGCACAGCGTGGACTTAATGTCGGTATCTTTGATGCAGATATCGGTCTTGCAAACCTCGATGTGATGTTTAACGTTAAGATAAAGAAAAATATCCTACATGTTTTAAAAGGTGAAGCGACAGTCAGTGATATACTTATCCCTATAACGCGAAATTTGATTCTTATTCCGGGTGAAAGCGGTGATGAGATACTCAAATACGCTGATATGGCACTTTTTGAGCGCTTTATGGAAGAGGCACAGGTGCTGGATAAACTTGATGTAATGATCATAGATACAGGTGCCGGAATAGGTGAGCATATTCAAATGTTTCTCGATGCGGCAGATGATGTCATCGTCGTGACTGTTCCTGACCCGGCTGCTATTACTGATGCTTATGCGACAATCAAAACGATTGCCGCCTTGCGTGATGATGTCGGCATGATAATGAATCAGGTAAAAAGTGAAAAAGAAGCGGTAGGTGTTTTTGAAAAGATAAAAAAAGTTGCCCGTGCAAATATCGGCAGTGATTTGGACTTGACACTCGTGGGGAAAATAAATGCTGATGCGAAAGTTGCCAGTGCCATTAAACAAAGAGCACTCTTCTCAGCACTCTATCCATCGGCTTTGGCAACGAAAGATATAGAAGCTATAGCGAATAAGGTGGCTCTTAAGCTGGAACGAAATGTGCTGGTTACTTCAAACGAAAGTGGACTCAGTGGCCTGTTTAGAAGGCTTATGGATCATTTTTAA
- the mqnF gene encoding aminofutalosine deaminase family hydrolase: protein MKIITPHYIMLRDRVVANLSVAFDKQIQKIAPFEELIEEFPDAEVTTLREHSLLMPGLINAHVHIEFSKNKTELSYGDFLNWLYSVIENRADLINDCDKECMSKAIERMLEGGITTFGAISSHAMDLEACAKAKQNVVFFNELIGSQANMADALFSDFTARLDASKTIKREGFYPAVAIHSPYSVHPILVKKAVEIAKNENLKLTAHFMESIAEREWLDEDKGDFKEFFDKMLSQDKSVTSAEEFLEYFEGTDTLLTHVTNANEEEIRTIAKNNLTVIHCPISNRLLGNPTLNIKELNKNNIRWVVATDGLSSNYDLDLFEEMKISLFMHSDAPLQKFAQALINGVTIDAAEALGLNTGVIEAGKNADMIVVDLESEPTPELAVHLILHRYNISKVYINGKLEKGEA from the coding sequence ATGAAAATCATTACACCTCATTACATTATGCTGCGTGACAGAGTCGTTGCTAACCTCTCCGTCGCTTTTGACAAACAGATACAAAAGATAGCTCCTTTTGAAGAGCTTATTGAAGAATTTCCAGATGCTGAAGTTACGACGCTGCGTGAACACTCTCTTTTGATGCCGGGACTTATTAATGCTCACGTTCACATTGAATTTTCAAAGAACAAGACAGAACTCTCTTACGGAGATTTTCTCAACTGGCTCTACAGCGTTATAGAGAACAGAGCCGACCTTATCAATGACTGTGATAAAGAGTGTATGTCTAAGGCCATTGAGAGAATGCTAGAAGGCGGCATCACTACCTTTGGCGCTATCAGCTCTCACGCTATGGACCTTGAAGCCTGCGCAAAAGCAAAACAAAATGTCGTCTTTTTCAATGAACTTATCGGTTCACAGGCAAATATGGCCGATGCTCTCTTTAGTGATTTTACAGCACGGCTTGATGCTTCTAAGACTATAAAACGCGAAGGTTTCTATCCGGCAGTTGCTATTCACTCACCCTACTCTGTCCATCCGATCTTAGTTAAAAAAGCTGTAGAGATCGCGAAGAATGAAAACCTCAAACTCACAGCGCATTTCATGGAAAGTATTGCCGAGCGAGAGTGGCTCGATGAAGACAAAGGTGATTTTAAAGAGTTTTTTGACAAGATGCTTTCACAAGATAAAAGCGTTACTTCTGCAGAGGAGTTTTTAGAATACTTTGAGGGAACGGACACACTCCTCACGCATGTAACGAATGCCAACGAAGAAGAGATAAGAACCATAGCAAAAAACAATCTGACAGTCATTCACTGTCCGATCTCAAACAGACTTCTCGGCAATCCGACCCTTAATATCAAAGAACTTAATAAAAATAATATCCGCTGGGTAGTTGCAACGGACGGCCTGAGCTCGAACTATGATCTCGATCTTTTTGAAGAGATGAAGATATCACTCTTTATGCACAGTGATGCACCGCTTCAAAAATTTGCTCAAGCACTCATTAACGGTGTTACAATAGATGCAGCGGAAGCACTCGGGCTTAATACAGGAGTCATCGAAGCAGGGAAAAATGCAGACATGATCGTCGTTGATCTGGAATCTGAACCAACGCCTGAACTGGCTGTTCATCTTATTTTACATAGATACAACATTTCCAAAGTTTATATCAACGGAAAACTTGAAAAAGGAGAAGCGTAA
- the aroQ gene encoding type II 3-dehydroquinate dehydratase, which yields MKIVVIQGPNLNMLGVREQNIYGPMKLEQIHAQMKEVATQNGVEIEFFQSNLEGEIVDKIQECYGEAQGIIINAAAYTHTSIAIRDAISAVSLPAIEVHISNIYRREEFRQKNLIAPVCASSVIGFGPFGYHLAMMGMLQIMNEIKAAQEAQAQAQQAQA from the coding sequence ATGAAAATAGTAGTGATTCAAGGTCCAAATTTAAATATGCTTGGTGTTCGAGAGCAAAATATCTATGGTCCAATGAAATTAGAGCAGATTCATGCGCAAATGAAAGAAGTAGCAACACAAAACGGTGTAGAGATCGAATTTTTTCAAAGCAATCTCGAAGGCGAGATTGTAGATAAGATCCAAGAGTGTTACGGTGAAGCACAGGGTATCATCATTAATGCTGCAGCATATACACACACTTCAATTGCTATTCGTGATGCTATCTCTGCTGTAAGTCTTCCTGCTATTGAAGTACATATTTCTAATATATATCGTCGTGAAGAGTTCCGTCAGAAAAATCTTATTGCACCTGTATGTGCATCTTCAGTTATCGGTTTTGGTCCATTTGGTTATCATTTGGCGATGATGGGTATGCTTCAGATCATGAATGAGATCAAAGCGGCTCAAGAAGCACAGGCGCAAGCACAACAAGCACAAGCGTAA
- the flhF gene encoding flagellar biosynthesis protein FlhF, with product MKILTFTGKTPSEALKKAKMEIGDEGMLIETKEIQKKALGRDGLYEIVIGIDEDMIPATYQKATKPLSKQQPIKDKSQDVLYDISNAARQISEISKVVDDPLEKYMGPTAGLQERSLQAAVEPTELKEIKSEINKLTDKVKIIQNMFWDEKAPDLERQIPPEFAEIYRLASQSGMNKEHLDMLMQITLEHMPLKMRENSSTVKRYFQTILRKMVPIRRETPPAMGTKKVIMLVGPTGVGKTTSIAKLAARYSFLMEKKYKVGLVVLDTYRIGAVEQLMQYARMMKLGIETVVDPPEFSHALDSLKYCDYILIDTMGSSPYDKNKIEKIYECLNANTTEYHVDVVLVMPSSIKYEDLKVTYENFSSLGIDTLMFTKLDETMGFGNIFSLAYETKKPISYFSVGQEVPEDLVTASSDFLVECLLHGFNRSKA from the coding sequence GTGAAGATTCTGACATTTACAGGTAAGACACCTTCTGAAGCACTGAAAAAAGCGAAGATGGAGATCGGTGATGAGGGAATGCTCATCGAGACCAAAGAGATCCAAAAAAAAGCGCTTGGACGTGACGGACTCTATGAGATAGTGATCGGTATCGATGAAGATATGATCCCCGCAACATATCAAAAAGCTACAAAGCCGCTTTCAAAACAGCAGCCTATTAAAGATAAAAGTCAGGATGTTCTTTATGATATTTCCAATGCTGCAAGACAGATCTCTGAGATAAGCAAAGTCGTTGATGATCCGTTGGAAAAATATATGGGCCCGACAGCAGGATTGCAGGAAAGATCATTACAAGCAGCGGTTGAACCTACAGAGCTAAAAGAGATAAAATCTGAGATCAACAAGCTTACGGATAAAGTCAAGATCATTCAAAATATGTTCTGGGATGAAAAAGCACCGGATCTGGAGCGTCAAATTCCACCGGAGTTTGCCGAAATATACAGACTTGCTTCACAAAGCGGTATGAATAAAGAGCATCTTGATATGCTGATGCAGATAACTTTGGAGCATATGCCTCTGAAGATGCGTGAAAATTCATCGACTGTCAAGCGCTATTTTCAGACTATTTTACGAAAAATGGTACCGATACGTCGTGAAACACCTCCGGCTATGGGAACAAAAAAGGTCATTATGCTTGTCGGGCCTACGGGTGTCGGTAAGACAACATCCATTGCAAAACTCGCAGCACGCTACTCTTTTTTAATGGAAAAGAAATATAAGGTCGGTCTTGTCGTTTTAGATACTTACCGTATCGGTGCCGTTGAACAGCTGATGCAATATGCCCGTATGATGAAACTTGGCATTGAGACGGTCGTGGATCCTCCGGAATTCTCTCACGCACTCGATTCGCTTAAATATTGTGACTATATTCTTATAGATACTATGGGATCATCGCCATACGATAAGAACAAAATAGAGAAGATTTACGAATGTCTCAATGCAAATACGACAGAGTATCATGTCGATGTTGTTCTCGTTATGCCTAGTTCTATAAAGTATGAAGATCTGAAAGTCACCTATGAGAATTTTTCATCTTTGGGTATTGATACCCTGATGTTTACGAAACTAGATGAGACGATGGGGTTTGGAAATATCTTTTCACTGGCCTATGAGACGAAAAAGCCTATTTCGTATTTTTCCGTAGGGCAGGAAGTTCCCGAAGATCTTGTGACGGCGTCGAGTGACTTTTTGGTTGAGTGTCTACTGCATGGATTTAACAGGAGTAAAGCATGA
- the sppA gene encoding signal peptide peptidase SppA, translating to MEFLKKIFSPLSATINYIQNHFKAMLFILLLVLLFAPAGKQELTPNNLQQIFLTGPIMDATEIVQKIDKAAENDAIKGVLLTVDSPGGAVAPSVEIAYALKRLKEKKPVIVYAKGTMASGSYYASIWADKIIANPGSMVGSIGVIMQGADLSGIMKKIGIKSQVVKAGLYKQIGTPDRPWKKYEINELNKVIQGTYDMFTHDVAKARKLNIKKRDMFANAHIFTAEQAKDVGLIDEVGVLYNAKNELVTLSGVSHPVWNQEDEFDKLMKKLAASTAVVLQTYFPELILK from the coding sequence ATGGAGTTTTTAAAGAAAATATTTTCTCCCCTGTCCGCAACCATCAACTATATTCAAAATCATTTTAAAGCCATGCTTTTTATTCTCTTGCTCGTACTGCTTTTTGCACCGGCAGGCAAGCAGGAACTCACACCCAACAACCTGCAGCAAATTTTTCTGACAGGTCCTATTATGGATGCGACAGAAATTGTACAAAAGATCGATAAAGCAGCTGAGAACGATGCTATTAAAGGTGTTTTACTCACAGTTGATTCTCCCGGTGGAGCCGTTGCACCATCAGTCGAAATCGCCTATGCCCTCAAAAGGCTCAAAGAGAAAAAACCGGTTATCGTCTATGCGAAAGGAACCATGGCAAGCGGAAGCTACTATGCAAGTATCTGGGCAGATAAGATCATCGCAAATCCGGGCAGTATGGTCGGCAGTATCGGTGTCATTATGCAAGGAGCCGATCTCAGCGGCATCATGAAAAAGATAGGGATAAAGAGTCAGGTGGTAAAAGCCGGTCTTTATAAACAGATAGGCACACCGGATCGGCCTTGGAAAAAGTATGAGATCAATGAACTCAACAAGGTCATACAAGGAACATACGATATGTTCACGCACGATGTTGCAAAGGCAAGAAAACTCAATATCAAAAAAAGAGATATGTTTGCCAATGCGCATATCTTCACTGCAGAGCAGGCAAAGGATGTCGGTCTTATCGATGAAGTCGGTGTTCTATACAATGCTAAAAACGAACTTGTCACTCTCAGCGGCGTATCACATCCTGTATGGAATCAAGAAGATGAGTTTGACAAGTTGATGAAAAAGCTTGCAGCATCAACTGCCGTAGTTCTGCAGACCTATTTTCCGGAACTTATCTTAAAATAG
- the folK gene encoding 2-amino-4-hydroxy-6-hydroxymethyldihydropteridine diphosphokinase — protein MYRSRRVREDLTSFYGGHFPYAATSQTSLRYEVTVGIGGNLGDVRRRFEHLFFALKRERQVEVLRTSLILKNPPFGYKEQDDFFNAIIVLKTSMQPKEFLRYLHRVEKRFGRRRSFANAPRTLDLDIIFFDNREVKTKDLTIPHAAWFERESVLIPLAGVK, from the coding sequence ATGTATCGCTCACGCAGAGTAAGAGAAGATCTGACATCTTTTTACGGTGGGCACTTTCCCTATGCTGCTACAAGCCAAACTTCACTACGCTATGAAGTGACGGTCGGCATAGGCGGCAATCTCGGCGATGTGCGCCGCAGATTTGAACATCTTTTTTTTGCTTTAAAAAGAGAGAGACAGGTAGAAGTTCTGAGAACATCGTTGATTTTGAAAAATCCTCCTTTTGGATACAAAGAGCAGGATGATTTTTTTAACGCAATCATTGTTCTCAAGACCTCAATGCAGCCAAAAGAGTTTTTACGTTATCTGCATAGAGTTGAGAAAAGATTTGGCAGACGCAGAAGTTTTGCAAATGCACCAAGGACATTAGATTTGGATATTATATTTTTTGACAATCGTGAAGTAAAGACAAAAGATCTAACCATTCCACATGCCGCTTGGTTTGAGCGTGAGAGTGTTCTTATTCCGCTTGCAGGAGTGAAATAG
- a CDS encoding RNA polymerase sigma factor FliA, whose product MANAYVQDLKHKEDELAIQYLPAVKAMAFRLKERLPSSVDFSDLSAIGTEELIKLARRYDENLNDSFWGYAKKRVYGAMLDYLRSLDILSRASRKLVKQIDYAVEEYRLTHDEEPSDEELAEMLEEDIDKVHEARVASSIYTVMPLHDQLQVGDEGAALAQIEKDELVEVIKKVLSTYKEREQMIIQLYYFEELTLKEISDILNITESRISQIHKSVIQKIKAGIGA is encoded by the coding sequence ATGGCAAATGCATATGTCCAGGACCTCAAACATAAAGAAGATGAACTGGCAATTCAATATCTTCCTGCTGTAAAAGCAATGGCATTTCGTCTCAAAGAGCGGCTTCCGAGTTCTGTTGATTTTTCCGATCTTTCAGCAATAGGTACTGAAGAATTGATAAAACTGGCCCGCCGCTATGATGAAAACTTGAATGATTCTTTTTGGGGGTATGCCAAAAAGAGAGTCTATGGGGCAATGCTCGATTACCTAAGAAGTCTTGACATTCTTTCACGGGCAAGTCGTAAACTGGTTAAACAGATAGACTATGCTGTTGAAGAGTATCGTTTAACGCATGATGAAGAGCCAAGTGATGAAGAACTTGCAGAAATGTTGGAAGAAGACATTGATAAGGTGCATGAAGCAAGGGTGGCCTCGAGTATTTATACGGTGATGCCGCTTCATGATCAGCTTCAAGTCGGTGATGAAGGTGCAGCACTTGCACAGATAGAGAAAGATGAACTTGTTGAGGTTATTAAAAAAGTGCTCTCGACATATAAAGAGCGTGAGCAGATGATTATTCAGCTTTACTATTTTGAAGAGTTGACACTCAAAGAGATAAGCGATATACTCAATATAACTGAATCAAGAATTTCACAGATTCATAAATCGGTAATACAAAAAATTAAAGCAGGGATAGGGGCATAG
- a CDS encoding FmdE family protein, translating into MNYPDFFETVESIQVQDPLANILGAFEKGEYEITYLEVVKAAGHSCPTVAGAYLMADEALKALYPNERAVRGNIKVEFKESLEEGVAGVIGNVITQITGATYKSGFKGLGGKFARHSLMFFDADISSSARFTRIDNAKSVDVIYNPSSIPADAAMQPLMQKIMQGAAQPQEVKRFGELWQDRVKRVFENRAQVISVTEL; encoded by the coding sequence ATGAACTATCCCGATTTTTTTGAGACAGTAGAGAGTATCCAGGTTCAAGATCCTTTGGCAAATATCTTAGGCGCTTTTGAAAAAGGCGAATACGAGATAACATATCTTGAAGTCGTAAAAGCGGCAGGGCATTCATGTCCGACTGTTGCCGGTGCTTATCTGATGGCAGACGAAGCTCTCAAAGCGCTTTATCCAAATGAAAGAGCCGTTCGCGGTAATATCAAAGTGGAGTTTAAAGAGTCACTTGAAGAGGGTGTTGCCGGAGTTATTGGTAATGTAATCACGCAGATCACAGGCGCTACATACAAAAGTGGATTTAAAGGGCTTGGCGGAAAATTTGCCCGTCACTCTTTGATGTTTTTTGATGCAGATATCTCTTCTTCTGCAAGATTTACAAGAATTGATAACGCAAAGAGTGTAGATGTCATTTACAATCCATCATCAATTCCTGCAGATGCTGCAATGCAGCCATTGATGCAAAAGATAATGCAGGGTGCGGCCCAGCCGCAGGAAGTAAAACGTTTCGGCGAACTTTGGCAGGATAGAGTCAAAAGAGTATTTGAAAACAGAGCTCAGGTGATCAGCGTAACAGAGCTTTAA
- the fliY gene encoding flagellar motor switch protein FliY, with protein sequence MSDFIKLFEEETVGTIEALVGTAPSLELKEEQELSIISNIVPPIVLVKISITGDVDADVMVAFPPNLVASLSDMMMGEDPSERDDVNDDDMDAAKEIVSNIFGAISNALSAQKELPVLSFSVESIELVKDDDEVSLEAFNRMFVYKFALDNIHSLMMFIIDEKLYNALYDSSKETSAAVAGTSNDSYTEHNCEGEAVNLSSEEMKNIALIMDVKLPVRVRIGKKRMLLKDVLNMDIGSVIELNQLANDPLEILVDNHVIAQGEVVIVDGNFGVQITTIGTKKERLNQLKG encoded by the coding sequence ATGAGTGATTTTATTAAACTCTTTGAAGAAGAGACGGTAGGTACGATTGAAGCACTTGTTGGCACAGCACCATCATTGGAATTGAAAGAAGAGCAAGAGTTAAGTATCATATCCAATATAGTACCGCCAATCGTTCTTGTAAAGATTTCAATAACAGGTGATGTTGATGCTGATGTAATGGTGGCATTTCCACCAAATCTAGTAGCTTCACTCTCTGATATGATGATGGGTGAAGATCCAAGTGAGCGAGACGATGTCAATGATGACGACATGGATGCTGCAAAAGAGATAGTTTCAAATATATTCGGTGCTATTTCAAATGCACTCTCAGCGCAGAAAGAGTTGCCGGTACTCTCTTTTTCAGTAGAGAGCATAGAGCTTGTTAAAGATGATGACGAAGTAAGTTTGGAAGCTTTTAACAGGATGTTTGTTTACAAGTTTGCACTTGATAATATTCACTCCCTTATGATGTTCATTATTGATGAAAAACTTTACAATGCACTTTATGACTCCAGCAAAGAGACAAGTGCAGCTGTGGCAGGTACATCAAACGATAGTTACACTGAGCATAATTGTGAAGGTGAAGCTGTCAACCTAAGCAGTGAAGAGATGAAGAACATCGCACTCATTATGGATGTGAAATTACCTGTTCGAGTGCGTATCGGTAAAAAACGAATGCTTTTAAAAGATGTACTTAATATGGATATAGGATCTGTGATAGAGCTTAACCAGTTAGCGAATGATCCACTTGAAATCTTGGTAGATAATCATGTTATAGCTCAAGGAGAAGTCGTTATAGTTGATGGAAACTTCGGTGTTCAGATAACAACGATAGGAACGAAAAAAGAACGTCTTAATCAACTTAAAGGTTAA
- the fliM gene encoding flagellar motor switch protein FliM → MADILSQEEIDALLDVVEDEGDEVLESGDDNLLPQRQVTLYDFKRPNRVSKEQLRAFRGVHDKMARSLASQISSIMRSIVEIQLHSVDQMTYGEFLMSLPNPTSFNVFSMKPLEGSGVIEINPSIAFPMLDRLLGGKGEPFDASREFSDIELSLFETILRVMMSTLKEAWGPVMDVYPTVESKESSPNVVQIVAQNEIVVMVVMEIIIGHSSGMMNICYPVISLEPILPKLASRDLMLNETSSKKSRNTELKVLLGGAKVDVEANLGDADLSMAEILDLKVGDVLRLSSPANDIVTVAVDGKERFHGEIGLRRFRKSIQITEVIETEKDAVKRALENLEKQRHEKISGVRDIIHEDETAEDEDI, encoded by the coding sequence ATGGCAGATATACTTTCGCAAGAAGAGATAGATGCGCTTCTGGATGTCGTTGAAGATGAAGGTGATGAGGTCCTAGAGAGCGGTGATGACAATCTTTTGCCTCAGCGACAGGTAACACTCTATGACTTCAAGCGTCCTAACCGTGTCTCAAAAGAGCAGCTGCGTGCTTTTCGCGGTGTTCATGACAAAATGGCACGTTCGCTTGCTTCGCAGATATCATCCATCATGCGTTCCATTGTAGAGATTCAGCTTCACTCTGTTGATCAGATGACCTATGGCGAGTTCTTGATGAGTCTGCCAAATCCTACAAGTTTTAATGTTTTTTCCATGAAACCACTTGAAGGAAGCGGCGTCATTGAGATAAATCCTTCCATTGCATTTCCGATGCTTGACCGTCTTTTGGGTGGAAAAGGAGAGCCATTTGATGCCAGTCGAGAGTTCTCAGATATAGAGCTCTCACTCTTTGAAACAATCCTGCGTGTTATGATGAGCACACTCAAAGAGGCTTGGGGACCTGTCATGGATGTTTATCCGACAGTCGAATCAAAAGAGTCCTCTCCAAATGTTGTGCAGATTGTCGCACAAAATGAGATCGTTGTGATGGTTGTAATGGAAATCATCATCGGACACAGTTCAGGAATGATGAACATCTGTTATCCTGTAATCTCTCTCGAGCCGATATTGCCAAAGCTGGCTTCTCGTGATCTTATGCTGAATGAGACCAGTTCAAAAAAGAGTAGAAACACAGAACTAAAAGTACTTCTTGGTGGTGCCAAGGTTGATGTAGAAGCCAATTTAGGGGATGCTGATCTCTCTATGGCAGAGATTTTAGATTTAAAAGTCGGTGATGTACTGAGACTTTCAAGTCCGGCAAATGATATCGTAACTGTAGCCGTTGACGGCAAAGAACGCTTTCATGGTGAGATAGGACTGCGTCGTTTTAGAAAATCTATTCAGATTACAGAAGTGATTGAAACAGAAAAAGATGCTGTTAAACGTGCATTGGAAAATCTTGAAAAACAGAGACATGAAAAGATCTCCGGTGTTCGGGATATAATTCATGAAGATGAAACAGCAGAAGATGAGGATATATAG